ATCTTTATTTACAGCAATTTTATACGCGGATGAAAGAATGTCAAGGATCGCAGCGCGTCAAACTGCGTCATTTAGAGTAAAAGATTTCCTTTATTACTTCGAATCTGCACTCACGAAGCAGACGTGATGACTGAACAGGCCGGAAAGCTGTTTTCTGAAGTCGGAAAACGGATGTTCAGACAGCATTCTGAACTGATGGCTTAATAGATAATCTGCCACATGATCAAGCCGTTAATAAAATATCTAATGTCAATAGCCTGACAAGACGCGACCTTGGGATGATTCCAGTTCCGAGGCCGCGGATTGCCTTTAGCGGCAGCAGCCTTTTTTATTTCCTGTAACCTTTGCCGGATCCGTTTCCACTTATTGGTTGAGGGTAAAAAAATTCCGCGAGGGAGGAAACATGAAAAAAACTGCGGCATTCATCCTGCTTGCTTTTCTGGCTGCCACACCGCTTCTGGCGTATCATCACGCCCCGCCTGCCGGGGTTCCGCACGACCCGATTGGTGAGCTTGTCATGGCCCTGATGGCCAGATTTGCGCCTGGCGTCATTCCCAGGGAGCAGATGCCTGACCAGCTCGTCAATGTTCTGGAATCCATGCACAACAGCGAGAAGTTCGGATTCTCGGTGGACTTTCAGGCTCACACAGTGAAGCTGATCAGCAGGGACAGCGGCGAGTACACGGTGACCGAAAGCCTTTATGCCGAGACTCTCTGCCGCTGCCTGGGAAAACTCAACCGCTGCTTTCCAGAGACCGAGAAATACTGCCTTACCCCGATCGCCTGGGCTGATTTCTATGTGGACTGCTCTGCCGCCAGAGAGACCGGAAAATTCGCAATATCATACAAGGTGCGTTTCATCGACAATATCGACTCTTCGCTCGACCGGGACGTGAGCATTGATGAACTGAAGCCGAAAGAGTGAACTTCAGTTGTTGATTCTCAATTAATTTTGACCTGAAATCGAGGCAGGGTTGCCCCTGCCCGATTTCTGCGAAGAAAAGAATCGCCTGAATTCGACTGAAATAATCAAATTTCCGACATTATAATTTGCAATGTGACCGGCCTTCCGGGGGCGACTGTCACGGATCAGGATGCTTGTAACCTTTTCGGTCCATGACCGCACTAATCAGTTAAATGCGGTATGAATCCGCAAAATAAGCGAGGGGGGCCTATGATAAGATTACATGCAGCCGTCTTGATTCTTCTCATCTTCGTCAGTTCAAACCTTTACGCAGCAGAATCCGATCGACTCAGAACAGATGCGGAAAAACAGGCGGTCTTTGACCAGGCTGTGATCGATGCCGAAAAATGCGGGAACAGCTTTTCTGTTTCGTATGACTCTGTGCCGGATTTCCTGGTGGATGAGAAAAACACGCTGGCGCTCAGGAAGCCAACTGTGGAAGAGCTGAAAAAGAGCGCAGCGACTCTGGTCCGGCTTACAAAGGGCATGGGGAGAGTTGATGTCCCCAAGGCGTTCAGCTGGCAGGATCAGGGGAAGGTCACATCAGTCAAGTATCAGGGCCAGTATGGGACCTGCTGGTCTTTTGCCAATATCGGTGTAATCGAGTCTCTTGTGAACATCAATCTCGGAAATGAGGAAGACCTTTCTGAGCAGGACCTGATCAATCTGGCTGATTCTGAGTTGAATAATGCCAGCAACACTTACAACTATTATTGCTCCGAGACCCATCCCTCTGTATTGCTGATCAAATATGGCGCTGCATTCGAATCCGACTGCCCGTATCAAGGAGATCCGCAGGAGCCTGGTAATCCGGACAGGAAATACAGAATTTCGATAAGTTTTTATGTCTGGATGACAGATGAGACCGCCTTGAACGCATGGGCTGATTATCTTGGCGATTCCACGCTGAAAGATCCTCAGGCCATGATCAAATACTCGCTCAAGAAATTCGGGCCGATGGAGACCTGCGTGGACGGTAAATGCGATGGATTCCAGGCCTATTCAAGCGGGGTTCTGAACACCCAGCCCGGCGATGACCCCTGGTCAGGAAATCATGCGGTAATGCTCGTAGGCTGGGATGATGCTAAACAGGCCTGGAGAATCAAGAATTCATGGGGGACGCAGTGGGGAGAGAAAGGATATGCCTGGATCGGTTATGGATGCTGCAACATCCTCAAATACGCCGTCATCCAGATCTATAAACAATGAAGGCCTGCCAGGCGCGGAATTTCTGTAACCATTCGTCTAGATTGTGTCACTATTAGAATGATAAGAAAAAAATCGGCCGTGACGATAAGTATGGTGATGACCACAGGTTGCGAAGCTGATGATAAGGATATACAAGAATGCCTTTCAGGCAATAAACTGGCCTATGCCAGGATTGTCAGGCGATACGAGGCGGATATAGCCAGACAGATGTGGCGGTTCACCAGGAACATATACGAACATGAGGAACTGGTGCAGGAAGTGTTCGTGCAGGCCTGGCGGAGCCTGCCGAGTTACAGGGCTGATGCGCCTCTGCTGCACTGGTTGCGCAAGATCGCCACCAGAACCGCCTACCGATTCTGGAAGAGGAAGGCCAGGGAGCGAAAGCAGATGGCGGACCTTCCGGACTTCGACGCCGCAATGATTTCTGCCCCGGAAGAGCTTTCCGCGTCAGAGAGCGCGGATCTGCTCTACTGCCTGCTGGAGCGACTGCCCGTAAGGGAAAGGACTGTACTCACGCTCCATTATTTCGAGGACCTGCCCTTCCCTGAGGTGGCGCAACGGCTCGGCTGGTCTCACATCCTGGTAAAAGTTACTGCCTACAGAGCCAGAAAAAAACTCCAGGAACAACTGGAGAGAGCGGGATTCGGGAGGAAACATGAACAAAACGGATGAATTACTGGAAAAACTATCCCAAAAAGCCAGACAGGAAAGTATTCCCAGCACTGATGTTGCGTCTAAAGTGCTGGCACGCATCAGCGAACCTGAGCCGGAAACAGGGATTTCATGGGCATGGGGATATCTTTCAACCGCCTCAGCTATTGCAGCTGCTGTAACCTTGTGGGTAAACATCTCAATCTATCAGATCGTCACAGATCCCTATTACGGAATGATTTGCGCTTGCCTGTCAAAATCAGAACTTAAGGATATCTATGGTGGATAAAAACAAACTCAAGAGTGTTGTATGCGGCATCGTGATCCTGGCTTCAGGCATTGCCATCGGGAGCGGGCTGAGCCTGAACATTCTCTGGAAGAGCTTCATGTACCATCTTCAGTTTCCGGAACCTGCAGCAGTAATCCAGGACATGAAAAAGCATCTCGACCTCTCGGATGATCAGGCTGCCAAGATCCTGGTCTTCATGAACAGAAACAAATCCGAGATGGAAACCCTGAACAAACGATCAATGGCAGAAGCACAGGAGTTGCTGGACAGGTTCAGGGCCGACGTCACGGGCATTATGACCCCGGAACAGGCAGAAAAATTCTGCCAACGCTTCGATGCAGCAAAACGCGATATGCTTGCCAACCCCCCGCCTAACTGACGCAGGTTAAAAAACTTCAGCTTCAGGGCACAACCGCGTCTGTTTAGAATCCATCTGTCCTTTGCTGACAAAGGACAAATCAGCCATACTCTGCTTTGTCTCCAGGCATTCTAGTGGTCCGTTACATTTGAATTTACCAATCGCGATTTCGCGAAATGCTGCAACGACAGGCATTTCCAGAATCGAGCATTATGAAATTCAAATGATACGGACCACTAGTCTTCCACATCTAATTCTTCAAAAAAGTTGTAACCTCATGAAACTGATCGGACACTATCAGGAAAAGCAGGCGAAAAGCCTGGACAAACAAGGGGGGAACTATGAAGAAGATGATTGGAGTTCTTGTGATCCTGGCAGCAGTTTCGTTTTTAATGGCTGAGGATTCGGAAACGCGTATGCCGCTTGACCCTGTTACCGGAGTCATCATGGTGCTCATGGACAGGTATGAACCTGGAATAGTAACCGGGGAGATTTCTGAAGAGCTGAAAACCATATTGGATGCCATGCTTTCCAGCCAGATATTCAGCTTCAAAGCGGTGCTTGCAGATTCCACAGTGACCCTGATCCATCCGTCTGATACTTCCAAGACCTATACGGCCAACGATGCACGGTATGCAAAGGCACTGCTGCACATGCTTGGCTTTCTGAACGGAGCGCTTGCCGAGACCTCGGCCAACGCCACTGCGGAGATCGCTTCTGCAGCTTTCAGAGCCGACTGCTCC
The DNA window shown above is from Candidatus Wallbacteria bacterium and carries:
- a CDS encoding C1 family peptidase — protein: MIRLHAAVLILLIFVSSNLYAAESDRLRTDAEKQAVFDQAVIDAEKCGNSFSVSYDSVPDFLVDEKNTLALRKPTVEELKKSAATLVRLTKGMGRVDVPKAFSWQDQGKVTSVKYQGQYGTCWSFANIGVIESLVNINLGNEEDLSEQDLINLADSELNNASNTYNYYCSETHPSVLLIKYGAAFESDCPYQGDPQEPGNPDRKYRISISFYVWMTDETALNAWADYLGDSTLKDPQAMIKYSLKKFGPMETCVDGKCDGFQAYSSGVLNTQPGDDPWSGNHAVMLVGWDDAKQAWRIKNSWGTQWGEKGYAWIGYGCCNILKYAVIQIYKQ
- a CDS encoding RNA polymerase sigma factor: MIRKKSAVTISMVMTTGCEADDKDIQECLSGNKLAYARIVRRYEADIARQMWRFTRNIYEHEELVQEVFVQAWRSLPSYRADAPLLHWLRKIATRTAYRFWKRKARERKQMADLPDFDAAMISAPEELSASESADLLYCLLERLPVRERTVLTLHYFEDLPFPEVAQRLGWSHILVKVTAYRARKKLQEQLERAGFGRKHEQNG